In Mycolicibacter virginiensis, the DNA window CAACCGTTGTCGGAGAGCATCGCTTACTTCGGGTACTGGGACCGCCGTACGGGCGGCCCACACCGAAGCCGCGCTCTACCGCGCGGAGCGGCGACCATCGTCATCGATATCGGCGACCGCCCGCAGGTGGATTTCTTCGGCGCCGATGCGCACACCCGGCTGACGGTGCCACCGGCGTTCTTCATCGGCGCCGGCACCGCGTCCTACGTGACGCACATCGACACGGCGCAGACCGTCATCACGGTCCACTTTCGCCCCGGCGGCGCGTGGCCGTTCGTCGGCATCGCGCAGGGGGAGTTGACGGACGCCTGCGTCGGGCTGTCCGAGCTGTGGGGGCACGAGGCGGCGACGCTGCGCCCGCGGTTGGCGGAGGCACCCTCGGCGACCGCGCGGGTCATGCTGCTCGAAGCATTCCTGGTGAACCGGTTGCGGGACAAGCAAATCGCCCCGCACGTGGATGTGACCGCAGTGCTGGACGCCGCGGAACGCAACCCATCGATGCGCGTCGGTGACGCGGTGACGCTCACCGGCTTATCGCCCAAACGGCTGATCAACATGTTTCGCACCCAGATCGGTCTGACGCCCAAGGCGTACCTGCGGGTGCGGCGACTGCAGGCCGCCCTCACCCGCCTCGACAGCGGGGCGGCAGGGGGTGCTGTCCTGGCGGCTGAGTTGGGGTACTTCGATCAGGCGCACTTCGTGCGGGAGTTTCGGGCGTTCACCGAGACCACCCCGACTCAGTACTTGCGGCGTCGTTCGTGGCTGGCCGGGCACATTGATCTCGTCGAGGACTGCCCCGGCGAGGCGGCGCGGGTGAGCGCTGACAAAAATATCCAAGCCAACTGCCACCGCCGTCCCAGATGATGGCGTGATGCACCGCACCCGAGAAGCCGTGGCCAGCACCGGAATCCTCGTCGCCGCGATCCGCGCCAAGGAATCCGCCCGCGACGACGCCCTGTTCACCGATCCGTTTGCGGACAAGCTGGCGGGGGAGGGCGGCCGGCGGATGCTGGAGGCAGCCATCGCCAACTCCGGTGAGCAGTCGACCTGGCAGATCGTCGTCCGGACCCGATTCTGGGACGAGGCCCTACTACGGGCCGGCCTCACCCAGGTGGTCATCCTGGCGGCCGGAATGGACGCCCGGGCATACCGGCTGCCGTGGCCGGAACACACCACCGTCTACGAAGTGGATCAACCAGCGGTCGTCGCGGCCAAAACCGAGCTGCTCGCCGGCCATGAGCCGCGTTGCCTGCGGGTGCCGCTGGGTATCGACCTTGCTGAGGACTGGCCTGCCGCCCTGGCGGCGGCCGGTTTCGACGCGGCCACTCCCACCGTCTGGCTTATCGAGGGGCTGCTGCAGTACCTGGACGAAGCCGCGGTGCGGGCGCTGTTCGCCCGTGTCGACGCGTTGTCGGCGTCCGGCTCGGTGTTGCTGTACGACGTGGTTGGTAAGACGTTGCTGGAAGCGCCGTCGATGGCGCCGTTGTTGCAGTCCATGGCACAGCAGGGTTCACCGTGGCTGTTCGGCACGGACGAGCCCGGAGAGCTTGCCGAACGACACGGTTGGTCGGCTGCGGTGACCGATGTGGCCGAGCCGGGTAATCGGTGGAACCGCTGGTTCCCGTCGGTGACCGCAGCGGCCGGACCGGATGTGCCGCGCGGCTACTTCGTCGAGGCGCAGCGATAGCTGGCCGCGCACCGCTGCGGTCGGGAATCCACGAATGCCCGGTGCGCGGGCCTAGCGGCGGAGTAAGTTGCAAACACGGTAGCTGTATCGCCTGCGTAGCACTCAGCATCACATGGGGTTGGGACATGGCAGTCTGCGGATCGTCACGGATGAACCGGCAGGGTGATGCCACTCGGCGTAGATCCCGTCATGACTGATCACCCAGGATTCAACGAACTGGATCCGCCGCCGCCCGAAATCTCTTGGGCGGCAAGGGTGATGTGCGCGGTGCTTGAGTTGGAGACAGCGGATGCCCCGCCCACCGCAACCCGGGTGAAGGAGATGGTGGGTGCCAAGTTCGCGGCATCGTTCTTGCCCGGGGACCGGCTCTATGACGGCGCCCGCCCGTCGTGGGAGCGTCGGGTCGACGAGGCCACCAATGCGCTGATAAAGCAGAAGTACCTGCGTCGACTCAAGGGCGTGGCGCGCACCACCTCTGCCGGTCGCAAACACTACGACAACGCGTGCCAGATCGGCGCTCTGGTCGCCGCGGCCCCCGCGCCGCCGAGTGTCGGTCAAGCGCCTCCTCCGCCTGATCTGTTGCAGCCCGGGGTTGTCACCGCACCATTGCAACAGAAGCTCCGGCCAGCTGCAGAACATGCCGCGAACCTCGACCTCTTCCGAGCGACGCATTCATTCAGGTCATCGGTTCGGGACACCGGGCCAGACTTCTTCGACGAGCAGCCGGCGGACCAACCCGAACCGATCATGATTGAGCTGAATCTCCGCTACGGGATTGGTGCAGGCCCAGCCGTAACCGGTGGCCTTGACGGGGCGATCGCCCGAGTCCAGGATCTGTGGAAACTGGTTGGTGCGCCGGGTGAGCCGACCGTCGTTGCGGATCAATACCTTTCTGGTGAATTAACGCCGGCGCAGATGCAGAACATCGCGACGGCAGACTCGGCCGCCGGCGACTGGCCATACCGCGCCATCTTCCGCATCTGGCCCGACTTCGAGGTGCATCGCCAGATCGACGTCTCCACCACGACGGTCAAGGCGGTACCCGCGCAACGTTCATTCGCGGCTTTCGGCGACGGAATCGTCTGGGCGGTGATCGATTCCGGCATCGACGGCACCCACCCGCATTTCCAGGGTGAACACACACTCAGTGACCCATCGGTCGCAGACCTGCATCACGACTTCGTGTCCGGCAGCAATGATCCCGCTGCAGCGCTCGTTGATGACGACGGGCACGGAACGCACGTGGCCGGCATCATCGCCGGGGGGTTGGCTCGCTGGAAGCCTGAACGAGGCAAGCCCCACGCGATTGCCGTCGAGAGGCGGCGGAACAACGGGGCCATGGCGGGTACCGACCCGATCCTCTCGCCGCGCCCGGTGGATCTCGAGAAACTCAACGGCGTTGCACCGCATGCCAAGTTGGTCAGCCTGAAGGTACTCGGCGGCCTCGGCGACCTCACCGCGAGGACAGTCAGGGTTATCAACGCGCTGGCCTACATTCGCGAGAAGAACGGCGACACCGGCAAGCTGAGCAGAATCCACGGCGTCAATCTCAGCCTGGGCTACGACTTCCTCGCCGAATGGTTCGCCTGCGGACAGAGTCCGCTGTGCTTGGAGGTGAACCGGCTGGTGCGAACCGGCGTCGTCGTGGTGGTCGCGGCCGGCAACTCCGGCTATGTCAAACTCAACGTTCAGAAATCCGAGGTCAACCAGTTCAGTGCCGCGACGACGATCAATGATCCGGGCAACGCCGACTTAGCCATCACGGTTGGCTCGACGCATCGAGATTCGCCACACACCAACGGAATTTCCTACTTCTCTTCGCGCGGCCCAACGGGGGACGGTCGGCCCAAACCCGACCTGGTGGCACCCGGCGAACTGATCACCTCGGCTGCCGCCGGCAAGAACCTCACCAAGATCCAGCAAGCCAACTTCGACGGGTTCGACGGCGCAGCGGTGTACATCCAAGACAGCGGTACCAGCATGGCAGCCCCGCACGTGTCCGGTGCCATCGCGGCGTTTCTGTCGGTACAGCGCGAGTTCGTGGGGAAGCCCGCAGAGGTCAAGCGAATCTTCACCTCGTCCGCGACGTCGCTCAATCGTGACCCGAGCTTCCAAGGCTCCGGCCTGGTCGACCTCATGCGCGCACTGCAAACACCGTGAGATCGGCGAAGGGGATCCATCATGACCACGACCACCACCACCACCCCCTGGGCGCTGTCATTCGACACTCGAGGAGATGTCAGCCGCGAAGGCGAAGAGCAATTCCTGGCGCAACTCAAGGCCGCCAACGTCGCTGACCTGGTGATCTTCAGTCACGGCTGGAACAACGACGAGGCTACCGCTGCCTCGCTGTACCAGCGGTGGTCTACGTTGCTCAACGACCAACTCGGCCCTGGCCGCACCATCGGCTTCCTCGGCATCCGCTGGCCTTCGGCGATGTGGCGCGACGAACGCATTCCGAACTTCGAGCCCACGCCCGGCGGTGCGGGAACCGGTGCCGCCGGATTGGACGACACCGCTGCGACTTTCGATGCCGACCCGAGTCTGAGCCCACAACAGTTGGCTGACCTGGTCACCCTGTTCCCTTCGGGGGCGGCTGAGCTCAACCAACTCACCGCGCTGCTGGCGACCCAACCCGACCAGGCGCAGCGTGACGAGATATTCACACTCATGCGCAAATTCAGCGACAAGGTGCGGGCTGGGTTTGACGATGGCGAGGCCGAGACCGTAGACCCCGCCCGGCCAGGCATGCTCGACGACGACAAAAGGGCCGACGACGTCTTCGAGAACTTCGCCGATGCGCTGACCGACGCGGGGATCGACCTCAGCGATGGTGGCGGGGGTGGTGGCGCCGGGCTGGTAGACAACATCAGAAAGCTGTGGCTCGGCGCCAAGCAGGCGCTGCGTCAGCTGACTTACTGGCAGATGAAGAACCGCGCCGGGGTCGTCGGAGAGCGTGGCGTCGGGCCCCTGCTGGTACGCATCGCCGCCAAGTGCCCCAACGTGCGAATCCACCTGGTGGGCCACAGTTTCGGCGCGCGGGTGGTGTCCTTTGCGCTGGCCGGCGGGCCAACCACCACGCCGTCCCCGGTCAAGTCGGTCACGCTGCTTGAAGGCGCCTTCTCCCGGTTCGCCTTCCTCGACAAGCTTCCGTTCTCATCCCCGCACCCCAGCGGCGCATTGGCCGGCCGGCTGTCCCGGGTCGACGGACCGCTGACCGTCTGCTATTCCAGTCATGACATGGCCCTAGGCGTGATGTACCCGCTGGCCTCGGCGGCTGCCGGCGACGACAGTGCCGGCATCGACAACGATCCGCTGGGCCGATGGCGCGCGATCGGTTCGCTGGGTGCCTACCAGGCGCCGACCGAGCCCATCGGCGCAGTGCGGACCACGTATTCCTTCGTCAAAGGCGCCATCCTCAATGTGGATTCGTCGGCGATAGTGACCAAGGGCGGTCCTCCGGCGGGCGCGCACAGCGACATCTTCTATCCCGAGCTGGCCTGGATCGTCGCGTCAGCGGCTGGGCTTACCGCCTAGCGGCCGCGCTGGCCGCGTTGGCTCCCGCCCGGCGCCCGGCGAACACACAGTCGGCGATCGACAGCCCGCTGACATAGGACCGCGAGGCAATGCCGATGGCGGTGCGCCCGGCGCCGTAGAGCCCTGGGATCGGATTGCCGTCGGCGTCGACCACCGCACCGGTGTCCTCGCAGACTCGGACGCCGCCCAGGGTGAGCATAGGGGTGGGGCGTAAGACGTTGGGCCGCACCGAGATATCCATCAGAGTAAAAGGTCCCTGATCGATGCGCCGGCAGAACTCGGCGGGTTTGCCAGCCGGGTCTTCGGAGCCGGAGTCGATCGCATCGTTGTGCGCGGTGACGGTGGCCTGCAGGCCCTCGGCATCGATGCCGGCGGCGCGTGCCACCTCGGCCAGCGTGGCGCCCCGCACCGCGCCGCCGAAGATCAGCGCGGCGCCCTGGGCGCGCTGGAACCACAGCGTCTGGGTCAACAGTTGGCGCCGGGCCTCCGACATCAAGCGGGCATCGGCCAAGATCCAGCCCTGGCTGCCGTGGTTCTTCACCATGGCCTGTCCGACCGCGGCGCCGTAACGAGACTCGTCGATCACCCGTCGGCCGTCGGCGTCGACGATGATGGCGGAGATGAATGCGCTCGGGGGCGTGATGAACTTCCACACCGAGACGTTGTCCATCCGATCGGGAACCGCGCCGACGCTCTCGGCCAGCGCGATGCCGCTACCGTCGTCACCGCTGGTGCCCAGGGGCAGGCCGCCGTTGAACTCTGGTGCGTAGCGCTTGCGCCACTCGGTGTTGGCGATGAAGCCGCCGGCGCAGATGATCACGCCGCGCCGCGCGATGATCTCGATGGTCTGGCCGTAGCGCTGCTGCAGCTTCGCCAATCGCCGGTCCATCGCGGCGCGCAGCGGCGGGTAGTAGACGCCGGGTTTCGACGAGAGTGCGGCCAGGCGCGCGTAGCGGCGCTGGATGCGGCGCGGTGCCTGTCCCATGGTCGTGGCCCGTACGCCGATCACCCGGCCCGACGGGTCCTGCAGCAGTTCGGTGACTTCTGTGTGCGGGCGGAAGTCCACACCGCGCTTGCGGGCCGATTCGGCCAGCGGCGCGTAGATCTGCTTGCCGGATGTGCCTTTGCCGTAGGCGCGGTGCCCGCGCTGCACCGGCGGGGTGTGGGCGCGGAAGGCTCCGGCGTTCTCGCTGCCCGAGTGGTACAGGTAGTAGCGATTATTGGGAAACGACGTCTTGTAGGGGCACAGGCCGGAGTTGAACGGCACCCCACGGGCCTGCAGCCACTCGATCATCTCCGGGCTGCCGTCGACGAACCGCTGCAGTGTTTCCGGCCGGACCGCGTCGCCGACCTCCAGGCGTAGGTAGTCCAGCATCTGCTCGGCGGTGTCGTGCACGCCCGCTTCCGTCTGAACTGACGTCCCGCCGCCGGCGTAGATGATGCCCCCGGAGATCGCGGTCGCGCCGCCGCCGTTGGCACGATCGACCGCGATGACCTCGGCGCCCAGTTCGCGGGCGGTGATCGCGGCAGAGGTACCGGCCGCGCCGTACCCGACGATGACGACGTCGGTCGTCACGCTGGTGGTGGTCATGCGCTCTCCCTTGACGACGTGAGCTGAACGGCCCCCAATGTAACAGTCGCTAGTTTTCTGCTTGCGGAGGTGACCAGCGGTGATTGGTTTGCAGACGAGGCAAAGCGAAACGTGTTCTAGGTTGCCGCGGACGCTCCGATCAGCCGCCCTGCGCGGTTCGCGACCGGTCACGGGAGAAGATGAACGGCATGGCTGTTCGGTTGTGGCGCCTGGTCGCCTCCCTGGTTGTGATCCTCGGCTGTGCGGTGACGGCGGCACTACCTGCCGGCGCGGCGCCCGGCGTGGACCCCGCGGCGCTGGCCGCCGACCTGGTCGCGGCCGATCAGGCGTTGCGGAATACGTCGTCGCCCGAGCCGGTGCTGGCGGCGGCGGCCCGCCGCCAACAGGTCGCCTACCGGACCCTCGGCGCCCACCCCGAGTGGGACGCGATCGCCCGTCCGCAGATCCCGCCGGCGTTGCTCGACGTCTACGACCGCAACATCGACGCCCGCCGGCAACTCATGGCGCTCACCGACCCCAAGCCCACCATGCCGCCTTGGCGGGTGGTGCCACCGGTCCCGGCCAACGAGCTGCTGACCGCCTACCGCGCGGCCGAGGCCGCGTCCGGGGTGCCGTGGAACTACCTCGCGGCGATCAACTTCGTCGAGACCGGCTTCGGCCGCATCAACGGGGTCAGCGATGACGCGGCCCAAGGGCCGATGCAGTTCCTGCCGTCGACGTTCGCGGCCTACGGCAACGGGGGAGACATCCACTCGCCGCGTGATTCCATCATGGCGGCCGGTCGTCTGTTGGCCGCCAACGGTTTTGCCACTAATCGCGACAAGGCGATCTGGGGTTACAACCATTCCGACTACTACGTGCGGGCGGTCAACGACTACGCCGCGGTCATGGGTGGAGACCCGGCCGGATTCGCCAGCTACTACCGCTGGGACACCTACTACCGAACCACCGCCGGCGACCTGCTGCTGCCGATCGGCTATGTCTCGGCGTCGCGGATTCCGGTGGGGGAGTACCTGGCTGCGCACCCGCAGTGACCGCTCAGCGCTGCTGGGCCCGCCACTTGTCCAGCACCCGGCGATCCCGTTTGGTCGGCCGTCCGGCGCCGCGGTCACGGGTGGCCATCGCCGTGGCGGATGCCGGTGGGGGCGGCGGCGTTCGATCCAGGTAACAGGTCACCGCGTCAGCCGCACCGACACGCTTTTGAATCACCCGCAGCACCTCGACGACGCGGGTGCGGTCACCCACCAGAGCACTGACCACGTCACCGGGCGAGACCATTGTCGCGGGCTTGGCCGGTCGGTTGTTCACCCGCACGTGTCCGCCGCGGCATGCGGCCGCGGCGTCCGGCCGGGTCTTGGTGATCCGCACCGCCCACAGCCACCGATCCACCCGGCTCGATTCCATGGCGGCCCAGGCTCAGCGTGAGGCGTTGAGGATCTTGATCGCGAAGACGAGCGTGTCGCCCGGCAGGATGCCGGCGGCCGGCTGCCCCTCGGGATAGCCGTCGGCGGGGACCATCGCGACCGCCACCGTCGAGCCGACCTTCTGGCCCGCAATGGCCTTCTGGAATCCCGGGACCACGCGGTCCAGTCCGAAGTCGACCGGCTTGCCGCGTTCGTAGCTGCTGTCGAACACCGATCCATCACGCCCGTTGACACCCATGTAGCAGACCGAGACCGTTGCGGTGTCCCCGACGACGCGGCCGTCGCCGGCGTGCAGCGTGTGCACCTCGGTCTGGGTGACCTTGAACGGCCCGGTCACGACGACGCTGGGCGCGGCGGAGTTCGTGGAGCCGGTCACCGCGATACTGCCGGTGGCGCCCTTCAACGTCCAGTCCGCCGCGACGCCCTCGGCCGGCGGCTTGGAGGGGCAGGCGGTGACGGTTTCGCCACCCGGGGGCAGGAACAGGTCGGTGACCGACGACGTCTTCGACGACGAGGTGCTGTCCGAACCGCCACAACCGGCGAGCGCCGCCGCCAACGAGGCGACACCGGCGGCGAGTACGACTAACCGAGGCATACGCGAATTCACCTTGGCCACGCTACAGCGCCGTGGCGGAGTTGCCCGCGATGCACTGGAGGTTGCTGCCGATGTCCCGCTACGCGTCAATCTGGCGAAAGCCCCGTCGTGTAGCATTTTGTTATGCATCGTTACAAGATGCTACGTAGTAGGGAGTCGCTGATGCCTGAGGTCGCCGACCGGGTCACCAGGTTCGCCGCGGACCTGGTGGATAGCGCCGCCGCCGAAGGCGCGCGCCAGAGCAGATCAGCCAAGCAGCAGCTTGACCACTGGGCGCGGGTCGGCCGCGCGGTGTCGGCGCAGCAGAGCGCGGCGCGGCGACGGGTCGAGGCGGCCCTGGCCGGTCACCTCGATACCGGTGCGTTGACAGCCGAAGAGGGCGTGGTGTTCAACGCCGAGATCTCCGCAGCGATCGAGGAGAACCTGTCGCACACTCACTACGGTGACATCCTCGCCGAGCGTGGCGTCACCACCGTCGCCCTCGACGACGACGGCCGCATCGTCGAATACCGGCCCGACGGCACCTCGGTGATCGTGGAGGCGTCGCGCTGAGGCGACTCGACCTCGTCGTCGGCCCCAACGGGGCGGGGAAATCGACCTTTGTCGCCCTCACGTTGGCGCCGCTGTTGCCGGGCGTACCGTTCGTCAACGCCGATGAGATCGCCAAGAACCGTTGGCCCGACGAGGCGGCCGCGCACGCCTACGACGCGGCGCGGTTGGCCGCCCAGACCCGGATGAAACTCATCGAGGCGGGACGTTCGTTCATCGCCGAGACCGTCTTCTCCCATGAGTCGAAGATCGAGTTGATCCGCACCGCAGACGCCCACGACTACACGGTGGTGCTTCACGCGGTGCTCATCCCCGAAGCATTGGCGATCCACCGGGTCCGGTATCGGGTGGCCGCAGGCGGACACACCGTTCCCGAGGGGAAGATCCGCGAACGCTACCACCGGCTCTGGCCGCTGGTCGCCGAAGCGATCGGAATGGTCGACGTCGCAACGGTTTACGAAAACTCGCGGGCTGCCGGGCCGAAGATTGTGGCGCAGTTCGCGGGCGGCGCGCCGATCGGTGAGCTGAGCTGGCCGGCCTGGGCGCCCGACGCGCTGGTGACGCGCTGGCGCGCCTAAGCGGAGATCTTTACCACGAGCTTGCCGACGTTCTTGCCGTCGAACAGCATGTTGATCGCGGACGGCAGCTGCTCGAAGCCGTCGACGACGGTCTCCAGCGGGGTGAGTTTGCCGGCGCCGATCAGCTCGGAGATCTCGGTGTTGGCCTGCGGCGCCCGAAGGAAGTGATCGAGGACGATGAAGCCCTTCAAGGTGGCGCGCTGGATCAGCAGGTTGCCGAACGCGCGCGGGCCGGGCGGGGGATTGGTCTCGTTGTACCCCGAGATGAGTCCGCAGAGCGCGATTCGGGCGCCGACGTTCACGCGCGCAAAGATCGCATCCATGATGTCGCCGCCGACGTTCTCGAAGTCGACGTCGATACCGTTGGGCGTCGCGGCGGCAAGCTGGCGGGCCCAGTCATCGGCGCGGTAGTCCACCGCCGCGTCAAACCCGAGTTGGTCGGTGAGCAGCGCGCATTTCTCCGGTCCGCCGGCAATCCCGACGACCCGGGCGCCGCTGGCCTTGGCGAGCTGACCTGCGACCGAACCGACTGCGCCGGCTGCCGCCGAGACGACGACGGTCTCGCCTGGCTGCGGCTTGCCGATGTCGCGGATCCCGATCCACGCGGTGAGCCCGGTCATGCCGAGCGCGCCCAGGTAGGCGCTGGGCGAGACACCGTCCGCGACGTCGACCGGGAACAGCGGCATGGTGTCGGAGACCACCACGTACTCCTGCCAGCCGGTCAGGCCCTGCACGGTCTGACCGACCGAATAGTTCGGGTTGTTCGATGCGATGACCACGCCGAGGCCGGCCGCGCGCATGACTTCGCCGATGCCGACGGGCGGCAGGTACGACGGAGTCTCGTTGATCCACATCCGGTTGGTCGGGTCCAGCGAGATCCAATCGACACGCACCAGCGCCTCGCCGTCGCCGATCTCCGGTACCGCCTGCTCGCTGAGTTCGAAGGTGTCCGGGCCAATCCGGCCGGCGGGGCGTTCGCGGAGAAGGAAGCGGCGATTGCGATCGGTCATGAGCGCACGCTACCGGATGCGGACGACCATGGCAATGGCAATTAAATCAGTTGGGGCACAACGCAAGAGAGCTTCACACGTGGCCCGTGAACGTTCGCAGTGCCTGCACATGGACGGCGGGGCCGGTCAGCTCGACGTCGGCTCGTGTCTGGCGTCCCGCCAGCCAGCGAACCAGGTTGGCCGGCGTCCCCCTGACCAGTACCGCCTGCTCCGTCTGGGGGCCCACGGCTGCCAAGACGTGGCCGTCATCAGTGCTGACTCTCAACGCCGCGCCCACGGGCAGTTTTGTGTGCTGATAGCGCAGTAGTGGGGCGATGGCCTGTTGCAGTGTTGCCGGGGCGGGGTGGTCGGCGCCGTTGGCGGCGGCGAGGTCATCGTGATGGGTCCAGTACTCGAACAGCGTCAGCGGTGCTACCGGCGACCTGAGCAGCAGTCGCGGCAGTGGGCGCCCCAGCCGGTCGATCAACTCGGTGAAGCCGTAACGATGCTCACGCCGAATTGCGAACTCCACCAACCGCGTTGGCGCCGGCACCGTGATCCCGCGCGCCACCAGCGATCGCGCAATGAACGTCGAGACGCCACCGAGGCGTTCCTCGGCCGCCAGGTGGGCCGCAAGATCTCGCGCGGTCCACGACCCGCACCCGGCGGGCGCTGAGGCGCCGGCGGCACTCAACGAGCTCGTGAGTGCCACCCGTTCCGCCTCGATGTCCCCGGCGAGCGTCACCGTGGATCAGCCTGAGGCGCCCAGAATCTTGATCGCGAAGACGAGGGTGTCGCCCTGCCGGATGCCGGCGCTGGGCTGGCCGTCAGGGTAGCCGTCCGCGGAGGTCATGGCCACCGCGACGGTGGAGCCGACCGTTTGGCCGGCGATCGCCTTCTGGAATCCGGGGATGACGCCGTCGAGCGGGAAGTCCACCGGGGCGCCGCGCTTGTAACTGCTGTCGAACACCGAACCGTCGCGTCCGTTGACGCCCATGTAGCAGACCGACACCTTGGCCGTGCCCGGAACCACCGGGCCGCTGCCGGCCTGCAACGTGTGCACCTGGGTCGACGTCACGCTGAACGGCGCCGACACATCCACCCGGGGCGCGGCCGTTTCGGTCGATCCGGTGACCGCGACGCTGCCGGTGGCCCCGGTCAGCGTCCACTCCGGCGTGCCGGCGGCGGGTGCGGCCGTGGGGCAGGTGCCGGCGGCTACGGCCGTGCCTGCCGCCGCCAAGGGCAGGACGATTGCCGCGAGACTAGCGGCAACAGCGACGAATGAGTGCATCCGAGTGGGTTTCACTTCCGCCACGTTACAGACGCAAAGTAGCCCCGGCAGCAAGGACTCGGCACGTAGTCTCACCCACGTGCACATAGACGTCATGGCCCTGCCGCAGCCGTTGGCCAAGGCCGGCGACCTCGCCCGCAACACCCAAAAGGCGGGTTTTTCCGGTCTGCTGTTCACCGAAGCCGGTCGCACCGCGTACCTCAACGCCGCCATCGCATCTCAGGCCGCACCGGGTCTGGAGCTGTCGACCGGTGTCGCGGTTGCCTTTCCCCGCAGCCCGTTCGTCACGGCGGCTACCGCGTGGGAACTGCAGGAGGCGAGCGGCGGCAAGTTCCGGTTGGGACTTGGCACCCAGGTGCGTACCCATGTGGTGCGGCGCTACGGCGCGGCGTTCGACCATCCCGGCCCCCGGTTGCGTGACTACGTGCTTGCGGTCAAGGCGTGCTTTGCCGCCTTTCGAACGGGAAAGCTGGATCATCATGGGGAGTTCTACGACCTGGATTTCATCACCCCGCAGTGGAGCGCAGGGCCGATCGAGGCAGCAGATCCCAAAGTCGATGTCGCGGCGGTGAATCCATGGATGTTGCGGATGGCCGGCGAGGTGGCTGACGGTGTGCATGTTCACCCGCTCGGCGAGCCTGGCTACCTGGCGCGTCACGTGGTGCCGAAGGTGGCCGAAGGCGCCGCGACGGCGGGCCGTTCCGCGTCGGAGGTCGCCGTGATCGTGCCCGCGATGACGATCGTCGGCGACAGCGATGAAGAGCGGCACAAGGAGCGGGAGTTCGTGCGGGCTAGCCTGAGCTTCTACGGAAGCACCCCGAATTACGCCTTCATCTGGGATGAGGCCGGATTCGACGGCACCACCGCCCGGATCCGTGAGAAGCAGAAGGCCGGCGACTTCGCCGGGATGGCAGCGCAGATCAGCGACGAGCACCTGGCCGCGTTCGCCACCGAGTCGACGTGGGATGAGTTGGCAGACAAGCTGATCGGCAAGTATGGGGGAGTTGCGACGCGGCTGGTCCTGTACAACGCGCTCGGCGACGCTGAGCGCTTCGAGCGATACGGTGAGATCGCCCAGCGGATTTCGGCCGGGCCGCACACCGTCCAGGCGCGTTGAGGTCAATGGCGTGCTGATCGGGGTGGCCGCAGCGTTGCTGGCCTGTTTCGGGTACGGGGTTGCGTCGGTCCTGCAGGCTTACGGTGCACGGAATTCTCCTGCGGTGGAGAGTGCCCTCGTCACGTCCGACGGCCGACCGACCCTGCGCTCGACCGCCAACGCGGTGCTGACCACGGCATTCATTGCCGGGATGGTCCTCGACGTCATCGGTTTCGCCGGCAACATCGTCTCGGCGCG includes these proteins:
- a CDS encoding lytic transglycosylase domain-containing protein: MAVRLWRLVASLVVILGCAVTAALPAGAAPGVDPAALAADLVAADQALRNTSSPEPVLAAAARRQQVAYRTLGAHPEWDAIARPQIPPALLDVYDRNIDARRQLMALTDPKPTMPPWRVVPPVPANELLTAYRAAEAASGVPWNYLAAINFVETGFGRINGVSDDAAQGPMQFLPSTFAAYGNGGDIHSPRDSIMAAGRLLAANGFATNRDKAIWGYNHSDYYVRAVNDYAAVMGGDPAGFASYYRWDTYYRTTAGDLLLPIGYVSASRIPVGEYLAAHPQ
- a CDS encoding RNA-binding S4 domain-containing protein, coding for MESSRVDRWLWAVRITKTRPDAAAACRGGHVRVNNRPAKPATMVSPGDVVSALVGDRTRVVEVLRVIQKRVGAADAVTCYLDRTPPPPPASATAMATRDRGAGRPTKRDRRVLDKWRAQQR
- a CDS encoding FKBP-type peptidyl-prolyl cis-trans isomerase, which encodes MPRLVVLAAGVASLAAALAGCGGSDSTSSSKTSSVTDLFLPPGGETVTACPSKPPAEGVAADWTLKGATGSIAVTGSTNSAAPSVVVTGPFKVTQTEVHTLHAGDGRVVGDTATVSVCYMGVNGRDGSVFDSSYERGKPVDFGLDRVVPGFQKAIAGQKVGSTVAVAMVPADGYPEGQPAAGILPGDTLVFAIKILNASR
- a CDS encoding TA system antitoxin ParD family protein, which encodes MPEVADRVTRFAADLVDSAAAEGARQSRSAKQQLDHWARVGRAVSAQQSAARRRVEAALAGHLDTGALTAEEGVVFNAEISAAIEENLSHTHYGDILAERGVTTVALDDDGRIVEYRPDGTSVIVEASR
- a CDS encoding zeta toxin family protein yields the protein MRRLDLVVGPNGAGKSTFVALTLAPLLPGVPFVNADEIAKNRWPDEAAAHAYDAARLAAQTRMKLIEAGRSFIAETVFSHESKIELIRTADAHDYTVVLHAVLIPEALAIHRVRYRVAAGGHTVPEGKIRERYHRLWPLVAEAIGMVDVATVYENSRAAGPKIVAQFAGGAPIGELSWPAWAPDALVTRWRA
- a CDS encoding NADP-dependent oxidoreductase, giving the protein MTDRNRRFLLRERPAGRIGPDTFELSEQAVPEIGDGEALVRVDWISLDPTNRMWINETPSYLPPVGIGEVMRAAGLGVVIASNNPNYSVGQTVQGLTGWQEYVVVSDTMPLFPVDVADGVSPSAYLGALGMTGLTAWIGIRDIGKPQPGETVVVSAAAGAVGSVAGQLAKASGARVVGIAGGPEKCALLTDQLGFDAAVDYRADDWARQLAAATPNGIDVDFENVGGDIMDAIFARVNVGARIALCGLISGYNETNPPPGPRAFGNLLIQRATLKGFIVLDHFLRAPQANTEISELIGAGKLTPLETVVDGFEQLPSAINMLFDGKNVGKLVVKISA
- a CDS encoding maleylpyruvate isomerase family mycothiol-dependent enzyme, producing the protein MTLAGDIEAERVALTSSLSAAGASAPAGCGSWTARDLAAHLAAEERLGGVSTFIARSLVARGITVPAPTRLVEFAIRREHRYGFTELIDRLGRPLPRLLLRSPVAPLTLFEYWTHHDDLAAANGADHPAPATLQQAIAPLLRYQHTKLPVGAALRVSTDDGHVLAAVGPQTEQAVLVRGTPANLVRWLAGRQTRADVELTGPAVHVQALRTFTGHV
- a CDS encoding FKBP-type peptidyl-prolyl cis-trans isomerase, giving the protein MHSFVAVAASLAAIVLPLAAAGTAVAAGTCPTAAPAAGTPEWTLTGATGSVAVTGSTETAAPRVDVSAPFSVTSTQVHTLQAGSGPVVPGTAKVSVCYMGVNGRDGSVFDSSYKRGAPVDFPLDGVIPGFQKAIAGQTVGSTVAVAMTSADGYPDGQPSAGIRQGDTLVFAIKILGASG